The sequence TGTTGTGTCCAATTCTGTTCCCtatacttcaggaaggatgtgaaggcattaaGAGCAGCTGCAAAGAATATTTGGGATCATATGTCCATGAATGAGGAATTTTATATTGGAGAAGCTAGGAATGTTCTCTTTTGAAGAGACGATTCAACCATGCAGGGCATCTCGAGAATGTACAGATAGAATGCTCAATTGCAGTGGGTGGAGAACTAGAGGTTACTAATTGAAGACGACTAGCAAAAGACTTCACAAAGACACAATGAGTAGTTAGAATCTGGAATGCCGTTCCTTGAGACCAGAATGGGAGCCAATTCATTTGagattttcaaaaggaatttTATAATTGTTTGCCATTAACAAAGAATTGCAGGGTTCCTGGGAATTGCCGGAGGATTGCAACTCAGCGTGTTGCCCATGGAGAGAGTAGACATAGAACAGCAGGACAAATggcctcattcaatgctgtaacTGATCTATCATTTCCATGAAATGGTGCTGCTAAGCGTCTGGTAAGTAGCTGTCATTGATGCCTTCAGTCTCTGGCACTCCACTGTGTAAACTGCTTTTGTATCCATCCTAGGAAATCAAAAAGTGGCCGCTGGGTTACAAGCTGCCATCTGCTTACGACATGAATGACGGTTGCAGTACGCAGCCCAGAATGGACACGTGGTTTATCTGGGTCATATATTTCCTTCTCATTCACTTTTGGCACATGAGTATCACTGGTTGGGatcacatccctaattgccttgagaAGATGATAATGAGCCGTTGGTCTGGTCTTGGATCATAACACTTTccttgattattttaaaataaatgggtAGTAACTGCCATTCAAATGATGTTTTGGaatatattttattaatatttattttctttctcagcTGTGTACTATGATTGAACGCTCCACAGTGCATTTTAAATAGCAAATACAATCTGGACAGATCCCACAGCTTTCTCAGCATCTCCTCCCAGATGTTAACAGGTCATTGAATCTCACTAAACTTCACCAGCGATTGTGGTTCTTCCATTTTGTTGATCTGGCTTTGAAACTCCCTGTCAATAGCTGCATCATCAAGGAGATCTGAAATAATTGTGCCTAATCTAGTCGATCCCGCTCTGTTCCTGTGTCCTTCCTTCCCTTCACACCAAAAATTGCACTCCAGCATTTATTCACAGGCACAACCCCCGGTTTTCACCAACAGCCAGCTTCACCAAGCTAAAACTGCCCCTGAGTATTCCCTGAGACCCAGTCTTGCTTAGTTGTATCAAACAGACACTTCTTATGTCATTTCAAAGCTGCACTGATGCATTCATGCTTACGTTCTTCTTCTGAGCCATTCCTGACTTTTCCCAGTACAGAGCCAGGGAGTTTCATACTTTCTGAGCTCTCCTGCACTTTATCTCAGTCCTGACTGTAACTTTCAATTGCACACTGATCCCTTGAAGttctcctaatttattttctctATCAGCCATTCAAAACAGAGCCATTCAAACGCTGCTGCCTTCCCACTGCAGGCCTGCTAAAAATCAGCACTGCTGACGTGGAATCTGCCCTTATATCTGTCCTTTCTCCAATTATCCATCTCCTTAGGACTATATTGCAGTGACCAAAAACTGCCCTGAGAGACTAACTGAAAAGAAGCCACTGCCCTATTGCGGAGCAGCAATTCTGCTACTTCATTACCCTGGAATTCTCTGTACTGCTGAATGTTACAGTATTCCCACCTTTATGAATGTTTACAAAAAAGGATTCATCACAAATAATATAAGCTTAATGCCAATTGGTGTGTGAATGCTATTTTGTTTCAGCTCTTCTGCTTCATTCATTTGAAATAAATCTCTCTCAAGGGGAGACTCTGTCAAAATTTGACTGTGTTTCATACATGTGCCTTTGCAAAATTGTGCAGGAACCTAAGAGATCGACACGCGAAAGGCTCTGGGGCTCAACATTATTGAGAATGTCTGAGCTGAGAGAGAATATGGAATgtatgaatccagacccacaatacTGAGAACTTCAAAGTCATGGTAACTTCCTTCATTTTGTTCTGTGCATTAATGCACTGAATAAAACTCCAATGACTCTCTTCACTAAAGTTGTGATAAAATGTAAACTCAGAACAGCATAGCAACCTGCTGTTATGGACGGGGTATGTGTTGATTGTTAATGCTTTTGAATTTCCACATTTTGTACTCTGAAAGTTTAAGGAATGAAACTTCTAGATCCATTTAGAGAAGACACACAGGGAAGTAGATTTAAATTATCATGGAATTGGTTTATCTAATTGTCAATGGGGTGGAattttgaacttaaattccatgGAGTGTATGAGGTGGAAATTTGAGAATGACATGAGTGAACCTTTAAATCTATATGAATTTCCTGCTGCGGTTAGAATGAGGTAGGAAGTTTTAGTTAACTTCATGAAAAATAATCATAAAAATCAATCAGGAGTAATTTTCCATTTACTCTCATTCAAAGAAATagggcaaaaaaaaagttattaaacTGCATCAAAATGCTCGGATGCTAAAGCAGCAGACAGACTGAGTTTCTGTGAGAATGCAATGTAGCTGAACCAGCATGAAGCCAGAGGCCTTATTTGGAAATGGAACATGAAGATTACCCTGTCCACACCAAGTAAGACAAAGCAATGGGGTGTAATCAAGGATGGGAGCAAAGCATAAGTTTCAGAGAGGAGTTGGATGGCACCTGGGAAGATGGGAAGTGGTAAAACCTGGGGTAATAGGTGCGTTACCACTTTTGGAATGGAGGAAAAATAGGATATTTTTCTAAAAGTGACCATTTTGGAATTTGACCAACGTACTATGTATGTGACTTACAATGTATAAATACCTGAGGTATCCTCATTGGGTTAGAGTGCTACCTCAGAGCCTTTTCTGGAGTGGACTCTCCCAACACTGGCCCAATAAATGAATATTGACTTGTACCTTGAGACTTCAGAAATTATTCTGCCAAATAATCTGCCCACCACAAATAGAAAATGATACTGGGCGCATCACGGACAAACAATTCCTGATATATCATAAATTTGGCCTAAATCATCCTGGACATTAGCTAAAGTCACTCTCTCAGATATTCTTTTGCTATTCTATTCAATAACAGGataaaaaaaagtctctgacaATCCAAACAAAAGTCAACTGAGAGCAACAGCAGTCAATTCATGAATATTTATTCTGCTCATATATATGTCAGATAAACAAAACCATGTTTGCCAAGAACAATCTAGAAATCCCTCATGCGCCTGAAAGATCCGATAGTTGAGCTGTAGCCTCCCCAGTCACTGTATCTCCTATATTCACCAGGCCTCATGAAGTACTGTCGCCCTCTGTAGTTGGGATGTTCATAGAAGATCCAGTAACCGTCCATCACATGGCAGGAGTGGATGTCACGGTAACGGAAACGATCGTAGACAGATGGACAGTCATCCatgaattccatcatctgccctCCAAAATCAGGCCTCTCGTAAATCCTCATTCTGTAGGAGCCTCCACGGTACTAGAATAGAAATGAGATTATGTTAGTGATGAAATGTGTAAGAAAGTAACTGGCTGGTTAGAAGGGATAATTTGAAGGAACTTTTGATTAATATTGAGAGTAAAGCTGAGATAACTCAATGTCTTGTCCAGGACATTTGGATTGAATTCTCACCTGATTATCACTTGTGCTTCCGTGTGTACCTTTGTAGGATGTAAAGGAAATGGTGATCACAGCGAATGTAAGGCTAATGTATTTGACTCATGTAGACTGTAGGTTTCATAAACTTAataaaattccattttattttgttctgattAATATTATTTCATTCCTATAGATGGATGACTGTGATGTGGTGATGCCggggtctggggtggacaaagtcagaaggctcacggcaccaggttatagtaacTTCACCGGACAAGGGAGCAACGCAACaagagcttgtgattttaaattaacctgttggactataacttggtgtcatatgacttctgactttatagaTGGAATCAGAATTCACACAACCTGACTATTTCACTTCCCTGGGCTTTTTGTGGAATCAGCACATCTCAAGTTTTAATTGTATTTTGTTGAGCATTATTGTATTCGCTATATATGTAAACTCAAGGTATAAGGGCAACTTAACAGATGATGGGATGATGGAATGGGTGCAGTTCACTCGACTGTCTCTGCGATGGTCTGGAATATATCAGTCTGATCTGCTTTGTGAGGAATGGGAATAGTTTACCAGGACAATAACCAGCATGACATGGAAACAACAGATTTGAGAGAAACAGGTGGAAGTATATAATAACAGATGATGGATGCAGATAGGTGCTAGAATTACATACCGTGAGGACTGAATAGACTTATGGGTTTTCTGTATTATAAACTCTATATTAATCTCAGATAGATTATACTGGTTTTTACATGTTAAGGATCCATTCATATTTTGGGTCCATCCTCATAGACAATTGGCACCAACTAAGTGGACCTTCACTGGCCTGAAAGTGAGTCTGACAAAGATTCCCTCAAATGGCAGTTGGCATTTTTTGAAGGGCACAGGATGACAGCTAAAGCAAACACCAGGAATTGGAAAGATAGAGGGGtgctgtggtggtggtggttggcgggggggggaaggtgggagTAGAGAAAATACCAAAATGCCATTGCAATGACTGTGGATTCAGGCCAGCACACCTTTTTCTTCCGAgtccaacaacaacaactttcatCAAAGCATTACTGTTCTTCAGTAGTCACAGCGGCCATGTAAGAATTGATTACAGTCCATCTTCGCTTGTTAGCTCCTCACTTGCGTTTCATACAGACATTTGATAGTTACAACACCAacgggaggccatttggccaattgtgtCCATTGCCTGGTCTCTGTGAGCCTTTTGCCTTTTGATAGTTAGCCAGTTCCACAATGAAAATCCTGCTTTAATCTGCCTGCACCACACTCTGAAGTAGTGCAATCAGATCTTAATGTCCTGCAGTGTAAAAGTATCTTCCTTGTCTCACCACTGTTCCTTTTAACAATTCAGTTTGTATTGGCATTCTCTGGTTTGTCACAATTACACCAATGAGAGCAGCTTCTCCCTATTTTAATCTTTCCTGGCCACCTCTTGGTGTTGAACACCTCTTTCAAATCGCCACATGGAGTTTCTTTATTCTAAGgggaacaatcccaacttctccaatctctccttccCCCAACTCTCAACTTCCTCTACCACTTTCAACCTACACACTTACCTCCAACTCCCTCTGCCAAGGCACCCTATTttggaaaagtattcattattttatattgcCCCTCCTCATTCCTTCTACTGAAATGCATCATTTTGCACTTTTCAGGTAGTTCATTTCGGATTTCATCTGCGATGTGTCCAACCTTTAACCAGCCTGTCAAGAAAAGCAGTGTACCTTCATGATTGGGAAACCCAAACTTACACTTTTCTCCAGTCCAAGCATAAGGTTGATCCAGACTCTTTGTTTCAGGTTATTCAGTCATATCAAGTGAAACAACCTTTGTTTTAGATGCCCACAAGGAATGCCTGAAACACTTCCATATGCCATTTAAACTGAAAGAAATTCCAGTTTCTACTGTACTGATTTGGGCATGTATAAAATTGACTGCATAGTTTTACTGTTATTACAAATACTTGGTGTGTAAAACACAATAACATCCTCAAGTTTAGTTGTTTAGCTCAATGAGCATTTCCTTGATCTCAGTCTGAACAGAATGCATAAACATCCAACTTACCTGTGGGTAGGAGCGACATGACCTGACACAGTCATTGAATCCCATCCAGCGCTGGTAGTCAGGATACTCTCCCCTGGTCAGAACATACTGGTATCCCATGTAATTGGGTTTCTCATACAGCACCCACCAGTCACTGTCAACA comes from Chiloscyllium plagiosum isolate BGI_BamShark_2017 chromosome 7, ASM401019v2, whole genome shotgun sequence and encodes:
- the LOC122551311 gene encoding gamma-crystallin S-1-like, which codes for MGKIIFYEDRNFQGRHYECSSDCANLSPYFSRCNSIRVDSDWWVLYEKPNYMGYQYVLTRGEYPDYQRWMGFNDCVRSCRSYPQYRGGSYRMRIYERPDFGGQMMEFMDDCPSVYDRFRYRDIHSCHVMDGYWIFYEHPNYRGRQYFMRPGEYRRYSDWGGYSSTIGSFRRMRDF